In Lates calcarifer isolate ASB-BC8 linkage group LG21, TLL_Latcal_v3, whole genome shotgun sequence, a single window of DNA contains:
- the vaspb gene encoding vasodilator-stimulated phosphoprotein isoform X1 — MSESSICQARATVMIYDDGNKKWMPAGAGPQTFSRVQIYHNPTTNAFRVVGRKMQTDQQVVINCPIVRGLKYNQATPNFHQWRDARQVWGLNFGSKEDAALFANGMGHALEVLNSMADAGYATLPRPVSNGPSPEELEQQRRMEQQRLEQQERERQERERQEREQQERERLERERQAAAVPVPPAPPLAPGGVIPPPAPPPPPGPPPAAGIPPPPGPPPSGPPPAPPLPAAGGGGGGGGGGGLGGSGGLAAALAGAKLRKVSKQEDGAPATPIGRGDPSRSSNSSIGGGGGGDFMGEMSAILARRRKAADTGEKPPVKTQDNDDSEPQGQSETLRRPWEKASMTRSNSIAKNTDSTSPLSQVSRVKPAANSNDAGGADDSDLEKMKQEILEEVRKELQKVKEEIIGAFIQELQKRST, encoded by the exons TGAGTCGAGTATTTGCCAGGCTCGGGCCACTGTGATGATCTATGACGATGGCAATAAGAAGTGGATGCCGGCGGGCGCTGGACCCCAGACCTTCAGCAGAGTCCAGATCTATCACAACCCCACCACCAATGCCTTCAGGGTAGTGGGACGCAAGATGCAGACAGACCAGCAG GTGGTTATAAACTGTCCGATAGTGAGAGGTCTCAAATATAACCAGGCCACACCCAATTTCCACCAGTGGCGTGATGCCCGGCAGGTGTGGGGGCTCAACTTTGGCAGCAAGGAAGATGCTGCTCTATTTGCCAACGGCATGGGTCACGCTCTGGAGGTGCTCAATTCCATGGCAGACGCAG GCTACGCAACCCTCCCCCGCCCTGTGTCAAATGGCCCATCTCCAGAAGAGCTTGAACAACAGCGGAG gaTGGAACAACAGAGGTTGGAACAGCAGGAACGGGAGcgacaggagagagaaagacaggagcgGGAGcagcaggaaagagagagactggagagagaaagacaagcaGCTGCAG tcCCTGTTCCTCCAGCTCCACCGTTGGCCCCAGGAGGCGTCATTCCTCCCCCggcccctcctccaccccctggACCCCCTCCAGCCGCTGGCATCCCTCCCCCTCCGGGACCACCTCCCTCAGGACCCCCGCCAGCCCCGCCCCTGCccgctgctggaggaggaggaggaggaggtggtggaggtggccTTGGTGGTAGCGGGGGATTGGCAGCTGCCCTAGCAGGAGCTAAACTCCGCAAAGTATCTAAG CAGGAGGACGGAGCACCTGCAACTCCAATAGGCAGAGGTGACCCCAGCCGTAGCAGCAACTCTTCTattggaggaggagggggaggtgatTTCATGGGTGAAATGAGTGCCATCTTGGCACGAAG GAGGAAAGCTGCAGACACTGGAGAGAAGCCACCTGTGAAAACACAAGATAAT GATGATTCAGAGCCTCAAGGTCAAAGCG AAACCCTGAGAAGACCTTGGGAAAAAGCATCTATGACCAG GAGTAACTCCATCGCCAAGAACACGGACTCCACTTCCCCATTGTCCCAAGTTTCCAG GGTGAAGCCTGCAGCAAACAGTAATGATGCAGGTGGAGCAGATGACTCAGatttagagaaaatgaaacag GAGATCCTTGAGGAGGTGCGGAAAGAATTACAAAAAGTCAAGGAGGAAATTATTGGAG CCTTTATTCAGGAGCTGCAAAAGAGAAGCACATAG
- the vaspb gene encoding vasodilator-stimulated phosphoprotein isoform X2 — MSESSICQARATVMIYDDGNKKWMPAGAGPQTFSRVQIYHNPTTNAFRVVGRKMQTDQQVVINCPIVRGLKYNQATPNFHQWRDARQVWGLNFGSKEDAALFANGMGHALEVLNSMADAGYATLPRPVSNGPSPEELEQQRRMEQQRLEQQERERQERERQEREQQERERLERERQAAAVPVPPAPPLAPGGVIPPPAPPPPPGPPPAAGIPPPPGPPPSGPPPAPPLPAAGGGGGGGGGGGLGGSGGLAAALAGAKLRKVSKQEDGAPATPIGRGDPSRSSNSSIGGGGGGDFMGEMSAILARRRKAADTGEKPPVKTQDNDDSEPQGQSETLRRPWEKASMTRVKPAANSNDAGGADDSDLEKMKQEILEEVRKELQKVKEEIIGAFIQELQKRST, encoded by the exons TGAGTCGAGTATTTGCCAGGCTCGGGCCACTGTGATGATCTATGACGATGGCAATAAGAAGTGGATGCCGGCGGGCGCTGGACCCCAGACCTTCAGCAGAGTCCAGATCTATCACAACCCCACCACCAATGCCTTCAGGGTAGTGGGACGCAAGATGCAGACAGACCAGCAG GTGGTTATAAACTGTCCGATAGTGAGAGGTCTCAAATATAACCAGGCCACACCCAATTTCCACCAGTGGCGTGATGCCCGGCAGGTGTGGGGGCTCAACTTTGGCAGCAAGGAAGATGCTGCTCTATTTGCCAACGGCATGGGTCACGCTCTGGAGGTGCTCAATTCCATGGCAGACGCAG GCTACGCAACCCTCCCCCGCCCTGTGTCAAATGGCCCATCTCCAGAAGAGCTTGAACAACAGCGGAG gaTGGAACAACAGAGGTTGGAACAGCAGGAACGGGAGcgacaggagagagaaagacaggagcgGGAGcagcaggaaagagagagactggagagagaaagacaagcaGCTGCAG tcCCTGTTCCTCCAGCTCCACCGTTGGCCCCAGGAGGCGTCATTCCTCCCCCggcccctcctccaccccctggACCCCCTCCAGCCGCTGGCATCCCTCCCCCTCCGGGACCACCTCCCTCAGGACCCCCGCCAGCCCCGCCCCTGCccgctgctggaggaggaggaggaggaggtggtggaggtggccTTGGTGGTAGCGGGGGATTGGCAGCTGCCCTAGCAGGAGCTAAACTCCGCAAAGTATCTAAG CAGGAGGACGGAGCACCTGCAACTCCAATAGGCAGAGGTGACCCCAGCCGTAGCAGCAACTCTTCTattggaggaggagggggaggtgatTTCATGGGTGAAATGAGTGCCATCTTGGCACGAAG GAGGAAAGCTGCAGACACTGGAGAGAAGCCACCTGTGAAAACACAAGATAAT GATGATTCAGAGCCTCAAGGTCAAAGCG AAACCCTGAGAAGACCTTGGGAAAAAGCATCTATGACCAG GGTGAAGCCTGCAGCAAACAGTAATGATGCAGGTGGAGCAGATGACTCAGatttagagaaaatgaaacag GAGATCCTTGAGGAGGTGCGGAAAGAATTACAAAAAGTCAAGGAGGAAATTATTGGAG CCTTTATTCAGGAGCTGCAAAAGAGAAGCACATAG